In a genomic window of Dyadobacter fermentans DSM 18053:
- a CDS encoding NarK family nitrate/nitrite MFS transporter, with amino-acid sequence METTNKPLEKLNIFSFKGVQMRTFHLTWMAFFLCFFGWFGLAPLMTVIKADLGLTKPQIGNIIIASVAATVIARIAIGKLCDSWGPRKTYTALLGFGAIPVMTVGLVDSYEGFLLFRLAIGVIGASFVVTQYHTSVMFDKKIVGTANAVAGGWGNLGGGITNMVMPLVFAAFVGAGYLPESAWRIAMVIPGVALLIFAFVYYFFTKDTPAGNFEDLAITNPKAAKTKGTLGIAMRDPRTWALFLAYGACFGIEITFDNVAALYFFDNFNTSLETAGILAGAFGFMNIFARAIGGIVADKVGNKWGMLGKGRLLALLLVLEGIGIALFAQSGSIVGAVITMLCFAMFLKMANGATYAIVPFINQKAIGSVSGIVGAGGNVGAVLAGFLFKSSAISYSEAFMYIGVAIACIAAIVALINFEKEQTVTAETGQLEPVEA; translated from the coding sequence ATGGAAACGACCAATAAGCCGCTTGAAAAACTCAACATATTCAGCTTCAAGGGCGTGCAAATGCGCACTTTCCACCTGACCTGGATGGCGTTCTTCCTCTGTTTCTTCGGATGGTTCGGACTGGCCCCGCTCATGACGGTCATTAAAGCGGATCTAGGCCTCACCAAGCCGCAAATCGGTAACATTATCATCGCCTCCGTAGCCGCCACGGTCATCGCCCGCATCGCCATCGGCAAGCTGTGCGACTCCTGGGGCCCGCGTAAAACTTACACTGCATTGCTCGGTTTCGGCGCCATTCCGGTGATGACAGTCGGCCTGGTGGACTCCTATGAAGGCTTTTTGCTCTTCCGCCTTGCCATCGGCGTGATCGGCGCTTCATTTGTGGTGACGCAATACCATACTTCGGTCATGTTCGATAAGAAAATTGTCGGAACGGCCAATGCGGTGGCTGGCGGCTGGGGTAACCTCGGCGGCGGGATCACGAACATGGTCATGCCATTGGTTTTCGCAGCATTCGTGGGCGCAGGTTACCTGCCCGAATCGGCCTGGCGGATCGCGATGGTCATTCCGGGTGTAGCGTTGCTGATCTTTGCATTTGTATATTATTTCTTCACCAAAGACACCCCGGCTGGCAACTTCGAAGACCTGGCGATCACTAACCCGAAAGCTGCCAAAACAAAAGGCACATTAGGCATCGCCATGCGCGATCCGCGCACCTGGGCCTTATTCCTCGCCTATGGAGCATGTTTTGGGATTGAAATCACTTTTGATAATGTGGCTGCATTGTACTTTTTCGACAACTTTAACACCTCGTTGGAAACGGCGGGTATCCTGGCTGGTGCATTCGGATTTATGAACATTTTCGCACGGGCCATCGGCGGAATCGTGGCGGATAAGGTTGGTAACAAATGGGGAATGCTGGGCAAAGGACGCCTGCTCGCCCTCCTGCTCGTGCTCGAAGGGATCGGCATCGCATTGTTCGCGCAGAGCGGCAGCATTGTTGGCGCGGTGATTACCATGCTTTGCTTCGCAATGTTCTTGAAAATGGCCAACGGCGCTACTTATGCGATTGTGCCTTTTATTAATCAAAAAGCGATCGGCTCGGTGAGCGGCATCGTAGGCGCAGGCGGTAATGTGGGCGCGGTGCTGGCAGGATTCCTGTTCAAATCCAGCGCAATTTCCTACTCGGAAGCATTTATGTACATTGGGGTAGCCATCGCCTGCATCGCCGCA